A genomic window from Bacillota bacterium includes:
- the rpsS gene encoding 30S ribosomal protein S19: protein MGRSTKKGPYVDQNLMKKILAMNEKNEKKLVKTWARACTVMPDMVGHNIAVYDGRKHVPVYITEEMVGHKLGEFAPTRTFRGHGAHTERSSALK, encoded by the coding sequence ATGGGACGGTCGACTAAGAAGGGGCCATACGTGGACCAGAATCTGATGAAGAAGATCCTGGCCATGAACGAGAAGAACGAGAAGAAACTCGTGAAGACCTGGGCCCGAGCTTGCACGGTCATGCCCGACATGGTCGGGCACAACATCGCCGTCTACGACGGGCGCAAGCACGTCCCGGTTTATATCACTGAAGAGATGGTCGGGCATAAGCTCGGAGAATTCGCCCCGACGAGGACCTTCCGCGGCCACGGGGCACACACCGAGAGGTCGTCGGCCCTCAAGTAG
- the rplB gene encoding 50S ribosomal protein L2 produces MPVKNFKPTSPGRRSMTVSDFSEVTKKKPEKRLLKHLKKSAGKNMYGRQTVRHRGGGTSPKLRVIDFVRRKDDIPAKVVAIEYDPNRNTRIALLQYADGEKRYILAPAGLIVGQAVMSGPNADIKTGNALPLRNVPVGTFIHNIELHAGGGGQLVRSAGAQAQLMAKENEMANIRMPSGEMRLVPVDCRATIGQAGNVEWENITIGKAGRTRWMGVRPTVRGVVQNPVDHAHGGGEGKSPIGRQPTTPWGKPAMGVKTRPRTKYSDKYILKRRGSK; encoded by the coding sequence ATGCCGGTTAAGAACTTCAAGCCCACTTCTCCGGGCCGCCGGTCGATGACCGTCTCCGACTTCAGCGAAGTGACCAAGAAGAAGCCCGAGAAGCGGCTTCTCAAGCACTTGAAGAAGTCGGCCGGGAAGAACATGTACGGGCGGCAGACCGTCCGCCACCGCGGCGGCGGCACCAGCCCGAAGCTGCGGGTCATCGACTTCGTCCGGCGGAAGGACGACATCCCGGCGAAGGTCGTGGCCATCGAGTACGATCCCAACCGGAACACCCGTATCGCCCTCCTGCAGTACGCCGACGGTGAGAAGCGCTACATCCTCGCCCCGGCGGGTCTCATCGTGGGCCAGGCGGTGATGTCCGGGCCGAACGCCGACATCAAGACGGGTAACGCCCTCCCCCTGAGGAACGTCCCCGTTGGTACCTTCATCCACAACATCGAACTGCACGCCGGTGGGGGCGGCCAGCTGGTCCGCTCGGCCGGTGCCCAGGCCCAGTTGATGGCCAAGGAAAACGAGATGGCCAACATCAGGATGCCGTCGGGCGAGATGCGGCTGGTCCCGGTGGATTGCCGGGCCACCATCGGCCAGGCCGGGAACGTCGAGTGGGAGAACATCACCATCGGCAAGGCCGGCCGGACCCGTTGGATGGGAGTCCGTCCGACGGTCCGCGGGGTCGTCCAGAACCCGGTCGATCACGCCCACGGCGGCGGCGAGGGCAAGTCGCCCATCGGCCGCCAGCCGACCACGCCCTGGGGCAAGCCGGCGATGGGGGTCAAGACCCGGCCGCGGACAAAGTACTCCGACAAGTACATCCTCAAGCGCCGCGGCTCGAAGTAG
- the rplW gene encoding 50S ribosomal protein L23, which translates to MAEARDIILGPIVTEKTNAAMEHGKYAFWVAMDANRTEIKKAIEEIFKVHVKDVNTLRQLGKVKRMGIHSGMTQTRKKAVVTLEEGQRIQFFEAV; encoded by the coding sequence ATGGCTGAGGCTAGGGACATCATCCTCGGACCGATCGTCACTGAGAAGACCAACGCGGCCATGGAGCACGGCAAGTATGCTTTCTGGGTGGCCATGGACGCCAACCGGACGGAGATCAAGAAGGCCATCGAGGAGATCTTCAAGGTTCATGTGAAAGACGTCAATACCCTGCGGCAACTGGGTAAGGTCAAGCGGATGGGGATCCACTCCGGCATGACCCAGACCCGGAAGAAGGCCGTAGTCACCCTCGAAGAGGGACAGCGGATTCAGTTCTTCGAGGCAGTCTAA
- the rplD gene encoding 50S ribosomal protein L4, whose amino-acid sequence MPKVKLFDINGSVLGDVELSDVVFGAEINEALMHDVVVMYQANQRQGTSATKTRGLVSGGGKKPWRQKGTGRARAGSTRSPLWRHGGVTFGPQPREFRYTMPRKARRAALRSALSAKVKAGELVLLDQLTLEEPKTKEVARILSNVGAGNEALIVTAQSDQGVRRSSRNMPGVVATDAAGLNVYSVLTHSRLVMTKDAAAKVEEALSNG is encoded by the coding sequence GTGCCCAAGGTTAAACTCTTCGACATCAATGGCAGCGTCCTCGGCGACGTGGAGCTTTCCGACGTCGTCTTCGGGGCCGAGATCAACGAGGCCCTGATGCACGATGTCGTCGTGATGTATCAGGCCAACCAGAGGCAGGGGACCTCGGCGACCAAGACCCGTGGTCTCGTCTCCGGTGGCGGCAAGAAGCCCTGGCGGCAGAAGGGGACCGGCCGCGCCCGCGCCGGCAGCACCCGGTCGCCCCTGTGGCGCCACGGCGGGGTGACCTTCGGCCCGCAGCCGCGGGAGTTCCGTTACACCATGCCGCGGAAGGCGCGGCGCGCCGCCTTGCGTTCGGCCCTCTCGGCCAAGGTCAAGGCGGGTGAACTGGTCCTCCTCGACCAACTGACGCTGGAAGAGCCGAAGACCAAGGAAGTGGCCCGAATCCTGAGCAACGTGGGCGCCGGCAATGAGGCTCTCATCGTCACCGCTCAGTCCGACCAGGGCGTCCGTCGTTCCTCGCGGAACATGCCCGGGGTGGTCGCGACCGACGCGGCCGGACTGAACGTCTACTCCGTCCTGACCCACTCGAGACTGGTCATGACCAAGGACGCGGCGGCCAAAGTGGAGGAGGCGTTGTCCAATGGCTGA